TTCAACAACTAAAACTGCAACTCATATCAGCAACTAATACAATTTGGTAATGTTTACGTTCATCACTCAGTATTGTCATTTAAAGCGTGTATATCTAATTTCAAAACGAGTCACATCAAAAATATGACTCGTACATTAAATTCATTTAAACCGCCATCTTTACTATATATTCaagtatttgtaaaaaaaattcaagtcgaaatattcaaaattgccaCCGTGGCACTCCTTCAAGCGCAGGTCCTTTTTTTAGGTGTCCAAACGGTGTACATGAAATCTCACATCTGggtgatctgaaacaaaaaacaaaatatggttatcatctacattgtattgactcaattttttttacaaatacttGAATATATAATAAAGCTGACGGTTTAATTTAATGTATGagtcatattttgttaaaaaaaaaatccaGAAAATCAGCCTGTTTTTTCCCTTGTCACAGTAGACTTCCCCATTAAATAATTTGATGCGAAATTAGGCTAATAATGTATTTCATTAATTTGTAGGTCAATAATTGATCATGGTTACTgattaaaattgttttttcaatgtgcAACATTTTTGGTTGGATTTTAAAGTTCTTAATAATTTTAGGTCGTGCCCATAGACAAATGTTAGATAGCTTGGAAGAAAGCATCCACATCACTGTTAACATTCTAAGGGAGAATATGCGTCTTCTTGAAGAGAAAAAACTTATTGAGTTGAACCGTGTACAACGTGTTACTAAAAGATTTAATAAGCCAGAGCCTGAAAGTCATTGCAACATGTGTGATCTCAAATTCTTGGGAAAAATCATTGCTCATCGCAAGTAAGTTAGTTAATAAATATCTTAACCCATTCATTACTGACAAAATATACTAAACAAGACCTGAGTGCTTACTCAATTTTTCACTGCATTTACAGTCCCTGCTCAATATATTAGACTCACCCTAgaaatatcagttttttttttctttaaaacccCTTAAAAGTATGTTCGGTACTGCTGAATGGGTTAAATAACAATTACCTGATACTCGTGCTACATAATTAAGTTAAAGATGGCGAGACTTTTTGATTGAATTGTGAAAACTTGGCAGATGGCAATAGAATGGGCTAAAAGAGTGCAAtgactatggtttgttttttaaccaagaggagtgattcaaatttaccgctctctcttgcttgtttctaattggtccaaccgcaggcaagtttactccactgttataaaattttgatactaatgacatttatcaaattttgacactagtgacatttcataggttaattaagttaaatcgtcgatttttgtgttttctgtgttatttctttaatttttagattgttagtctacttttatataaaaagcagttgtttttggaactctttagcgacgtattaatttaatataatatttatggattactgttgagggccgactagatcaaccaaaaaagaagatgtatttggttattattttAGTCACTTTCTTGGGTGTgcatctgtctttttagtttactcctcctggttaaaaaataaactatagacttttttaactttagttttttaattaaattagtttgTTTAATCTATTTTAACATGTTAATAaaaatacagtagactcgcgattatccgaggtatCTGGGACCGTCACTACCTCGGATATGGTAAAACTTGGTTAACACTGGGATTGGTTATgttgatagaaaaacacgtaaataaccATAACGGTGGATATTTTAATCACAATACTAATAACTTttactgtctataaaagataaaaacatttaccttatcaatattactgtttaaaaaatatttgattgattttttgcGTAAGCTTCATTCCTGTTTTTGAGACGGTGATGTTGCGCCAAGGTTTAAAGTTGTAACTCACCAGTTACGACTTTTGTTTCTGTTAACCACCAGTTACGACTTTTGTTTCTGTTAACCGAGGGGGCTTGGATAACtgagactcggataatcgcgagtatACTGATATGTTAATTTCTAAAAGACGAATGTCTTCATTTGGAATTTTTTCATATGGGTGATTGTAAAGATCTTTTTGTTGAGCAAATATTTTCACACCACTCTATTAGAAAATACCACATGTATGAAagagaaatagcaaaaaaatatggcttATCTTTATCGTCAGTTTGAAGGTTGAGTCAAAAACTTAAAGAGAAACATCCTGTTACATCGGTTTGGAGGGGTCGGTACGGTAGAAAGATTTGTCACCCCCAGAGGGCAATGAATTTTAAGGAATTTGGCTGTAAAGCACAGAAAAGTCACCCATTGCTATATATGGAATAAATTGGAAAAATCAGAGTATTCTGTATCATATCCACTGTACAGCGAAATTTGTACAGTATGGGATTCAAATCTCATAGGCCAGTTGCGTAACGCAAGAAAATAACCAACTATCACCACAAATGCTCAAAAAACGTTTAGGTTGGGCCAATTTGCATAAAGACTCTATTGCCATATAATTTTTGTGCAAATTTGCCAAAACTAAGCGTTTCTTTGACATTTGTGGTGATGGTTTTGGTTCCGTAACTGGCCTATGACATTTGAATCCCATACTGTACAAATTTCGGCGTACAGTGGACTCTGATACTGAACACTCTGATTCTTCCAATTTATTGGTTATATCGCTATGGGTGACTCTGTGTTTTACagccaaattctttaaaattcgttgCCCTCTGGGGGTGACTGAAATATTTCGGCCATACCGACCCCTCCAAACCGATTTAACAGGATGTGTCTCTTTAATTTTTTAGCCCAACCTTCGAACTGGGGATAAAGatatgccatatttttttgcaatttaccTTTGATACATGTGGTATTTTCTAATAGAGTAACAGAAGAATTTGCTTAACAGATTTTtgcaattacagtaaaacctctatAGAACGGACTTCAGATATAACAGACAAAACATccgatcaaatgtaaaaaaaatttgaaaagtcGAATTCTGGAAGAAAAATCAGTAAGGACAGGATCTAGGCACTGCTTTGTGCTAACGCCGATGGATCGCATGGATTGACTGCTATATTGTTGGCAAATCTCGTAAACCTAGAATTGTCAAAGATATAATGCATCATCTATCCATTTCATAGTACATATAACTCTAATAAGGCATGATTctaaaaattggttttttaaagaatttgtaactgcagtgagaaaatttcaaggGAAGAATCTGGAAATACCGCCgaaagaggtgaaatgtttattgattttagGCAACACTCCTGCTTATCCCTCTGAAAATATTCGACATTCAGAAGATAGCAACTTTAACTGTATGTTTTTGACAAATACTACATCGCTTGAATGGGTTGAATACCAATGGATCTGAATAATTTTGGCAACCAAACGAGTAGGTACCTAtattgcagaaagtttttagatgaagtagaaaGGTAAAAAAGTAGTAAATACAACTTGGGTCCTTTTTTACCTTACAGATTTGTACACTGTATCTAAATACAGtatgtacatatttaaaaaaattgatcgattttaaacccatttttatataacggacttcgGCTTTAATGGACAtcctgtccccccaattagtccgttatatcgaggttttactgtactcaTATGAAAAATTTCAATCAGAGATATTCGTCttttaaaaattaacatatttgtattaatatcttaaaataaattaaaataaacattaatatagaacaatattaacactcaccactggaaattttacgaaaactgaacaccaatcactaatttaactaaaaaactaaagtTGAAAAAAGTCGAGTCCTTCTGCATTTTTAGCACATTCTATTACCATCTGTCAAGTTTTcacaattcaaaaaaaattttaccatttttaacttaaattatGTATCACAATTATTAAGTAATTATTATTTAACCCAATTAGCAGTTCTGTATCACTTTGAAGATAGTTTTAAAGTGcttgaaattaaaaaaactgctttttctaaggtgagtctaataaattgagcagggaCTGTACATTGTAGTGTTTTGGTCGAGATGGCACATATCATACTAAACTGACGTTATAAATACACTTTTATCTACATACTCGATAGAATTTGTTACCGTGTTAAATATTAAcattgttatgtttaattttaggaCTGAAGGACATCAACGTTTGAAGCACTACTTGCATCCTAACTGCCGCTTGTGTAGTAAAGAATTTCCCTCTAGAATGGAATGGATTGAACATCGTTTGACTCCTGAGCATCTCAGAAAATTGAGTAAAACACTTGCTGATAAGGTTGGAGGTGCCGATGGCAATGATATTGTTGAAGTTGAGGAAGAAACAAATGATTTGGCATTGGAGCCAATTCTAGATGAGCCATTGGAAATGGAAGCTGAGAATCCAATTCTTgaaattactgaaaatatcaaTTTCTCATTTATGAATCTTATGCCTGCATACAAACCAAACAGGCCAATTTCTGTCAACAGCTTAAAACCATTCTCTGGTTTTGTATGTGAGCTTTGCCACAGAAGCTTTGTTGATGAGGAAGTTTCACAGGTAGGTACTAAAGAGATGTCTCGCCTTCATCCAGATCTTCAACTTTCATTTTTGTTCTAGAACCACTTGAAAACCAGAAGACATCATCTTAAATTCATTGAAGCTCTTAAACTTAAATTCAAGGAACAACAGCGAAAGGAGAAGGAGGCCAAGGAAGCAGAGGCTAAGGCTGaagcagagaagaatggagccaATGAAGATGGTGAGTTTATTAAAAATGCTTTTTATTCATCAATTTAGTCAATTTTAAACAATGGGGAAGGATTTTAATATACTGGACGTTATAAAAGACCTTATATTGATTTTGTTTTCGATGGTAGTGAGAAATATTTGTTTTCGTAAGTTTGTCTTAAGAACTACTCTTCTTTTTTATTTCCCCTGTTTCGTTTATCATCTTCCCCTGTTTCATTCTTCAACTTCAAATCTAGTTTATTTGTAGTTGCATTGACTTCCAAATCTAGTTTATTTGTAGTTGCATTGACTTCATATTTTAAGATgagggtaggcgcaaaatattgtgccaatgctttttaaatgtagTAATTTTTTTGAATCTTGAGGAAACTAAgtatttttaacaaatttaaatgcagaatgaaagatcacattgttacaagaaactttttgttattcTCAGGGACCAAGCCATTGGTAtctaataatgtaatctttcattatgcgtttaaatttttcaaaaatatttctggACCTTGGAGGTAAACTACATTCTGTTGACATGGTGTTGTTTTGAATAAGTTGCTTTAATCCCTTATTActtgcattatacaaatttggtTATTTATATCATCgacttactgccaaaaccaaccaacttcatttttaaaagttttgagaaatctatcttttaaactttaatttgaaatgaaaaatcgtcttatttttgaaaaatatgacaaaaatatttttcagttattaaatagtttttttaaattcagtcgattttcaatttcaaattaaagtttaaaaggtagatttcccaaaacttttaaaatagtttgttggttttggcagtaagctgACGATATCTTCACACTTTCAAGTCCGTCGACACAATTCACGTGTTCACACTGTTTATAATCAGGTGCCGTTGACACGACTACCATGTTCACGTTTCAACAATTTTCCAATGACTGTAAAAAAGTGACATGTGAGACAATTATTATCTGATATTGGCCCGGAGCTGAAAGTGTTAAAATAGGTCTGggtcccgcgtatgaaaaaaagttgattattagcaagctgaaaatttgttaatagcttaacggtgtctagtcggataaactttgatatatgggaacaggggaagaggttaaaaatttggaacggtcagaccacgacaacggcacatttattttgtctgacagaacagacttaaactctccgaacagagattaaattctcatgcaaaaatcagactgctacacctgtcatttgacatattctacatgttccactcattacaacgcccatttggtgataaatagcagtctgatttttgcatgagagtctgttcggagagtttaagtctgttatgacaaaatacatgtgccgttttcgtggtttgaccgtttcaaatttttaacctcttcccctgttacagtgttcccataagtttgtccgactagacacagctattaacaaattttcagcttgctattaatcaactttttttcatacgcgggatccggacctaaaatatgtcatttgttttttaaaagattatgggatatatcagatttttataaCATTCAAGTGCTCTACTGCAGTCAGGATTGGAAAAAATGCCAGTGAAAGCATTGGCCCAATATTTTGAACCTTTGCTCTTAAGATCGAAACTCAGTTTGTTAAATGTCCACGTGTCATTAAATCACTTAGATCTACATTTAGCCATTTTGATGTTTTTCTTCCTTTATATAATTCTTTTgacatattatatttttcaaattaatataGTGTAATGTCCCATTTACTATGTTCTCTTACTGTACTGTACTTCTGTATTCAGGTCAACTTTATTCATTAGCTCTAATCAAGTGTTAAATATTAGGTCTTTCTATAACAGACCTAATATAGATTGGGGGTAACTATTTTTTCTTTCTAACTAACAGGTGATTTGTACAATCCAGATGAACCAACACAAGAAGGAGATGCTGAAGGAGATCCATCCATGGATGTCTCTCAGGAAGATGCTGTCAAGGAAGAGACTATGGAAGCGGAAGAACTTGAGGAAGAAAAGCCACCTGCAAAAGGTGCTGCCGCCAAGGGGGCCAAGGCAGCTCCAGCTGCTGCAACACCAGCAGCTGTAAAGAATGGAGCTGGCCCAAAAAGCAAGAAGGCTCGCAAATAAGTTTCTGTGTTTTAATGGAATTCCATATATTTATGGAAGAACCCTTATTTGTTCTACATTTTAGTCTCTTAcccaatattttaaaattttgggGTAGAAGGAAAAATATGAATCAGTTCGTAGTAAGTGTAAAAATGACCTATCTCTGACTGATTTCTATTTTTTATCTAGAGTGTTGAACAAAAATTGATTTTCTTAACGAAAGTGTGTTGGGGAATTTAGTTTTAGGTTTCATAATCATTCATAAATTCCGTTTTCAACTTCATTTTAATCTTAATTATTCTACTTTTAAGATATGTAGCATAGAAATTTTATTTGCGTATTTTATAGTTGACACAAAATTATGTATTATCTAGTATGTATTTACTAATCCATCATGTatcattaaataatatatttagaTTGATTCATTACATTTATAACATTTGACGTAGTTTACCGAATTTCAATGAGAGGAAAACCATGTAGATTACTCACATTTCTAAACAGCTCACATAGAGATTGTTAATGTAGAATTTATATTTTGGTTTCCTTGATTTTTTTACCACGCATTTTGACATAGAAAAACTTGGTCTCGTctcaataaaaaatatatataaataaaatccaTTGTTTTATTTTCGACACCCGACACCCCCCATctaacaaggttgtaactcagttttagcgattttacaggagaggcaaaaaacgaaaacatgactTGTGATATATTTATATCATAATAAGAGATTACTGTGAGATGtttgttttgtaattttaatGACTATTGAAAATCTTGAGATTAAgaccatgggtacataattcacaaatattttacggctatccctatcTTTTCTATCTTGCATGGCAAATTACgtatagtaaaattcacactggtatggatatgtaaatattactagaatgtcatttctacttgacaatgtcataactgacttaaagagatggcttttgaatgttcttggataacttatttttgtatgattgcaaattattaattcagttaataaatttgataattttttcactatgtattcagtgattgtaataatttatatgtacctacaacaaaaactaatactcaatcgaggaAAGTGTtgaaagtgattttttaataatatattgttactatggaatgcttacaattttgaacatctaacaacaaaatacttggatcacagaatatatcttgatgtattctctgcttctatgttccataaataactttttataaagttcacgtctgaaatcaattatttatcaaatacactatcaatattatttaatcaacaactcgaaatattcccgattcatgtcaaatatttaaaattgtcactgattgtcggTGTCTGACTGACATCCTGACAATCTATTTGACTGAGTGCGTTGTTTGACAAAGATAggtttggaaaatattaccacggacattgtgttcatttttttttcgaatcatgaaaaaaaccaataaatatttttgaaaaatctaaacgcagaatgaatgacttaaattattaccgagggccgaaagtcccttagaataaataaaaagtttattttgaatgagatatttgaaattaaaaataacactaaattttctcttagtttttcaccccctgtaacttaattaaaataaacattatagaaattctcGGGGACTTTCGggcctcgctaataacgtaagctttcattctgcgtttaaatttttcaaaaatacattagttttctcaggatttgaaaaaaatgaatccccatttgaatagcattgcagccgaaaatacgtactgATCCTCTTGAACAtgagtattcgtagaaaaaggttgtaagtTGCCTAATTAAAGTTTtcacaattttaattggaaattataaattttacaataataatCTATCACTATGAAAACGTCATGGTATAAAATATGTATctaatttttcgcatttttattgcatatctgtaaatatttaattctaGACCATTTTACTTGATTACTTTAGTCTTTTACTGTTAATATCTACTTTaaaattaacatgtgtgtccttaaataggttaaaatttagaatttggtTCTGATTTAATTCAGttacggatttaggcttgcctgatgctttggcatatGAAGACCACACGGAAGAAAGGcgaaatgtcaattttttattaattttggtTCAGAACAGCAATATGTAGGCAAACGGTTTCAAATTCAATTTTCTTGAATTAACCTCTTTGTGACATTTTGCCTTTCTTCCGTGTGGTCATCAtatcatggttatccattggTCTGGAGCATATATGACTTACTGAATGTTTTCTATTGGGGCCGTGcaatacgtcaatttgacaatgtgaattatttaagaaagtttcaatatttctccgctattcgcgcacgatcgtttctcaattcccttccaagtactttcACACTGCGAataagggcatgcattgaatcaccctcgttttgtgaatgtgctatttcaaaaaatacatgtgtaatgttaatattacacTGTTTCACTATATAGAAGTATTtagcaaaaactattctatattaTTTTGTCCATGGCAACGATCAAAATGGAAAAAAGTCCTTACatcctttttattttcatttcgatAAATTGACTTGTAAGGTACACCATAATTTAAATACATACTTTGCAAATTAAACATAtgtgcaacaaagttgtaactcatttaacaACCTTGTTTCGtgtataaagaaagtaaatatttaacatagggagtatccagtgttactgcctttttcacgctaaaatggcacacgtaagttaaaatacaacttttttcaatggagtattagccaaactattgagaattaaactatgttTATATTGACGTGTACgtaattttttgctgaattcgcctgtgttgaaatctgaaaatagatgtaacttgagttacaaccttgttcgatggagGTGTCGATTTATGTCCTTATGTATTAAGGTCACTGCATATTATGATGCATGTAGTGTTTAGGAAAAACATGataaaatacagtagaaccccgctaatccgaaccaacggaaagtgaacaaaatttaaaaattcaaaacaaaaagttattttataaacataaaaatgtttattatacagagtaagaccagaaaattgaacaatgtaggattgataggactttgacatttaaaatttcttaaaaataaatatatagtatGTACATGCTTATAGAGGTTAAACATAAACCTACTTCGGTTCTCTTATAGTCAATTTGAGTCCAAacatattgtccacactcttgcgagaacgttttgcGACTCGAAATCAACAACAATGAAAACTTTGAATTACTAGTTAGGCTAaatttcggataatccgaacaggc
This genomic window from Diabrotica virgifera virgifera chromosome 1, PGI_DIABVI_V3a contains:
- the LOC114326738 gene encoding zinc finger protein on ecdysone puffs isoform X1, with amino-acid sequence MANRRMGGGPGGGLRGNRSFNQPPFQGGSGVSPWQGSNSSGQGLISQITSNPQQLALALTSLLQPQQQNPPSLLSLNTSPGYNRDRDFGRGRDFRRHEPYSKNRQGGGFNRDRKRSQNQKDQKKDKEDGTDGEDGETKRDWKDEKSNSETPETEEEAKARKEKEEKEGPYYDIPIKLLSCFVCNKEMWDGESMRKHVKGRAHRQMLDSLEESIHITVNILRENMRLLEEKKLIELNRVQRVTKRFNKPEPESHCNMCDLKFLGKIIAHRKTEGHQRLKHYLHPNCRLCSKEFPSRMEWIEHRLTPEHLRKLSKTLADKVGGADGNDIVEVEEETNDLALEPILDEPLEMEAENPILEITENINFSFMNLMPAYKPNRPISVNSLKPFSGFVCELCHRSFVDEEVSQNHLKTRRHHLKFIEALKLKFKEQQRKEKEAKEAEAKAEAEKNGANEDGDLYNPDEPTQEGDAEGDPSMDVSQEDAVKEETMEAEELEEEKPPAKGAAAKGAKAAPAAATPAAVKNGAGPKSKKARK
- the LOC114326738 gene encoding zinc finger protein on ecdysone puffs isoform X2 — encoded protein: MANRRMGGGPGGGLRGNRSFNQPPFQGGSGVSPWQGSNSSGQGLISQITSNPQQLALALTSLLQPQQQNPPSLLSLNTSPGYNRDRDFGRGRDFRRHEPYSKNRQGGGFNRDRKRSQNQKDQKKDKEDGTDGEDGETKRDWKDEKSNSETPETEEEAKARKEKEEKEGPYYDIPIKLLSCFVCNKEMWDGESMRKHVKGRAHRQMLDSLEESIHITVNILRENMRLLEEKKLIELNRVQRVTKRFNKPEPESHCNMCDLKFLGKIIAHRKTEGHQRLKHYLHPNCRLCSKEFPSRMEWIEHRLTPEHLRKLSKTLADKVGGADGNDIVEVEEETNDLALEPILDEPLEMEAENPILEITENINFSFMNLMPAYKPNRPISVNSLKPFSGFVCELCHRSFVDEEVSQNHLKTRRHHLKFIEALKLKFKEQQRKEKEAKEAEAKAEAEKNGANEDDEPTQEGDAEGDPSMDVSQEDAVKEETMEAEELEEEKPPAKGAAAKGAKAAPAAATPAAVKNGAGPKSKKARK